A region of Reichenbachiella carrageenanivorans DNA encodes the following proteins:
- the radA gene encoding DNA repair protein RadA, whose product MAKTKTAFFCQNCGAQSPKWVGKCASCNEWNSYVEEVVAQPTGSNAKIWTEADKNARPNQAVSIQDVKAEASERFITTDVELNRVLGGGIVPGSLVLIGGEPGIGKSTLFLQVALGLPNKKTLYVSGEESPQQIKMRADRMQAKSPNCLLLSETSLNNIFQQIKQINPDILIIDSIQTLFSAKVESSAGSVSQVRECTAELLQFAKTSNVPVFLIGHITKEGTIAGPKVLEHMVDTVLQFEGDRHLSYRILRTIKNRFGSTSELGIYEMSGTGMRQVSNPSEILIAHKDSELSGVTIGASIEGNRPLLIETQALVSASAYGTPQRSTTGYDAKRLNMLLAVLEKRGGLRLGNQDVFLNIAGGLKIDDPALDLSIVVSIVSSYEERVVSSDICFAGEIGLGGEVRAVNRIENRISEAEKLGFKKIFVSKNNAKAVAAASFLIEVILVQNIAEVFKKLAQ is encoded by the coding sequence ATGGCCAAAACAAAAACCGCATTTTTCTGTCAAAACTGTGGCGCACAATCCCCCAAATGGGTAGGTAAGTGTGCTTCGTGCAACGAGTGGAATTCTTATGTAGAGGAGGTCGTTGCCCAACCTACAGGTAGCAATGCCAAAATCTGGACAGAAGCAGATAAAAATGCGAGGCCTAATCAAGCCGTATCGATACAGGATGTAAAAGCTGAAGCCAGCGAGCGGTTCATTACTACAGATGTGGAACTGAATCGAGTATTGGGAGGAGGCATCGTACCAGGTTCTTTGGTACTAATTGGCGGTGAACCAGGTATAGGCAAGTCCACTTTGTTTTTGCAGGTGGCATTAGGGCTACCCAATAAGAAAACACTTTATGTGTCTGGTGAGGAAAGTCCTCAACAGATAAAAATGCGAGCTGATCGAATGCAGGCAAAATCACCTAATTGCTTGCTGCTATCCGAAACTTCGCTCAATAATATTTTTCAGCAGATCAAGCAGATCAATCCAGATATTTTAATCATAGACTCTATTCAAACTTTGTTTTCCGCCAAAGTAGAGAGCTCGGCGGGTAGTGTGAGTCAGGTGAGAGAATGTACTGCTGAGTTGCTGCAATTTGCGAAGACCTCGAATGTGCCTGTCTTTTTGATTGGACATATTACCAAAGAGGGTACGATCGCGGGGCCTAAAGTACTGGAGCATATGGTGGATACTGTGCTGCAGTTTGAAGGAGATAGACATTTGAGTTATCGTATCTTACGTACGATCAAAAATCGGTTTGGCTCTACTTCCGAGCTGGGGATCTATGAGATGTCGGGCACAGGCATGCGCCAAGTGTCTAATCCGTCGGAGATCCTGATTGCGCACAAGGATAGCGAGCTCAGTGGGGTGACCATAGGTGCTTCTATCGAAGGCAATCGCCCCTTGCTCATAGAGACGCAGGCACTGGTGAGTGCGTCTGCTTACGGTACACCACAGCGGAGTACTACGGGCTACGATGCCAAACGACTCAATATGTTACTGGCAGTACTAGAGAAGCGTGGAGGGCTTCGTCTCGGCAATCAAGATGTGTTTTTGAATATTGCTGGTGGTCTCAAGATTGATGATCCTGCTTTGGATTTGAGTATTGTGGTGTCTATCGTGTCCTCTTATGAAGAGCGGGTGGTTAGTTCAGATATTTGTTTTGCAGGAGAGATTGGACTCGGCGGGGAAGTGAGGGCGGTCAATCGTATTGAAAATAGAATCTCTGAAGCAGAGAAGCTGGGTTTCAAGAAGATATTTGTGTCGAAAAACAATGCGAAAGCTGTAGCCGCAGCTAGCTTTCTGATCGAAGTAATATTAGTGCAAAATATTGCTGAGGTGTTTAAAAAATTAGCCCAATAG
- a CDS encoding FeoA family protein, with protein sequence MQSVAQLRPGEKGIVNNFTNEYISLKLLEMGVLPGTEVEMRFAAPLGDPICIRVSGYDLSLRLEEAATITLS encoded by the coding sequence ATGCAATCAGTGGCACAGCTCAGACCTGGGGAAAAAGGAATAGTCAACAACTTCACCAACGAATACATCTCTTTGAAATTATTAGAAATGGGTGTGCTGCCTGGTACCGAAGTAGAAATGAGATTTGCTGCTCCACTAGGAGACCCAATCTGTATCCGTGTGTCAGGTTACGATTTATCATTAAGGCTCGAAGAAGCCGCCACGATCACTTTATCTTAA
- the feoB gene encoding ferrous iron transport protein B, which translates to MSNAPLHVALVGNPNAGKTSIFNLLTGMNQKVGNFPGVTMDKISGTFRENGAAANVIDLPGTYSIYPRSMDERVVFDVLSDKNAHDFPDKIVVIADASNLERNLLLFSEIQDLGLPTILVLSMLDVANRSGLNIDLRALEEEFNTTVLTVNGRTGEGIPELKKTLFEDLSGSTELFYDINELSPEIIPVIKDKFALENDYVAYQYAQQTYSKSFLSNDEKKFIADKKVQYNFCDRQFQTTETVERYKIIRDKLTRIVTKTDLESTATRNHKIDKILTHKIYGYLIFFVILFALFQSIFAWAEPFMDYIDFGFAKLSSWAKTYLPAGVLTDLIAEGIIPGLGGVVIFIPQIALLFAFIAILEESGYMARVVFLMDKIMRKFGLNGKSVVPLISGVACAIPAIMAARNIESWKDRIITIFVTPFMSCSARLPVYAILIALVIPNDYVFGILSVQGLALMALYLIGFLGAIFSALLLKKILKMKEQSYFIMELPIYRWPKWKNVWITIFSKSKTFVFEAGKIILAISIILWVLASYGPGEAFDHAEQRVVEQNPTVGIGSQEFDALLSAYKLENSYAGVLGKSIEPCIRPLGYDWKIGIALITSFAAREVFVGTIATIYSVGSDVEDESTIKDKLRAEINPYTGKPMYSIALGVSLMLFYAFAMQCMSTLAVVYRETKSWKWPLLQLIYMSAVAYIFAFIAYQLLK; encoded by the coding sequence ATGAGCAACGCCCCTCTTCACGTCGCGCTAGTCGGCAACCCTAATGCAGGCAAAACTTCTATATTCAATCTACTGACAGGCATGAACCAAAAGGTAGGTAACTTCCCTGGCGTAACCATGGACAAAATCAGTGGCACTTTCCGTGAAAATGGCGCTGCCGCAAATGTGATCGACCTACCTGGCACCTATAGTATATATCCCCGCTCGATGGATGAACGAGTAGTATTTGATGTATTGAGTGATAAAAATGCCCATGACTTTCCTGACAAAATTGTGGTCATTGCCGATGCCTCCAACCTCGAAAGAAATCTATTGCTATTCTCGGAGATACAAGATTTGGGCTTACCTACCATCCTCGTGCTATCCATGCTCGACGTGGCTAATCGCAGTGGACTAAACATTGATCTACGTGCCTTAGAAGAAGAATTCAACACTACGGTGCTCACGGTCAATGGCCGAACTGGAGAAGGTATTCCAGAGCTCAAAAAGACCCTCTTTGAAGATCTGTCTGGTTCCACGGAGCTCTTCTACGACATCAACGAGCTCTCCCCCGAGATCATACCAGTAATCAAGGACAAGTTTGCCTTAGAAAATGACTACGTAGCGTATCAATATGCTCAGCAAACCTACAGCAAGAGCTTTCTATCTAACGACGAGAAAAAATTTATCGCCGACAAAAAGGTACAATACAACTTCTGCGATCGCCAGTTTCAAACTACCGAAACCGTAGAGCGATACAAAATCATTCGTGACAAACTCACTCGAATAGTTACCAAAACGGATCTAGAATCTACAGCCACTCGCAATCACAAGATCGACAAAATACTGACGCATAAGATCTATGGTTACCTTATATTTTTTGTGATCCTGTTTGCGCTTTTTCAGTCCATCTTTGCTTGGGCTGAACCTTTTATGGACTACATCGATTTTGGTTTTGCCAAACTAAGCAGTTGGGCCAAGACCTACTTACCCGCTGGTGTACTCACGGATCTCATTGCCGAAGGTATTATCCCTGGGCTAGGGGGGGTCGTTATTTTCATCCCTCAGATCGCCCTACTATTTGCTTTTATAGCCATACTCGAAGAGTCCGGCTATATGGCTCGTGTGGTCTTTCTGATGGACAAAATTATGCGAAAATTTGGCCTCAACGGCAAAAGTGTGGTTCCGCTCATCTCTGGTGTGGCCTGTGCCATCCCTGCTATCATGGCTGCCCGAAATATCGAAAGCTGGAAAGATCGGATCATCACTATTTTCGTGACACCGTTTATGAGTTGTTCTGCCAGACTGCCCGTGTACGCTATTCTGATCGCCTTGGTCATTCCTAATGATTATGTGTTTGGGATCTTGAGTGTACAAGGGCTAGCACTCATGGCTTTGTACTTGATTGGTTTTCTAGGCGCTATTTTTTCCGCGCTATTATTGAAAAAAATACTAAAGATGAAAGAGCAAAGCTATTTCATCATGGAACTCCCCATCTACAGATGGCCCAAGTGGAAAAATGTATGGATCACCATATTCTCTAAAAGCAAAACCTTTGTATTCGAAGCTGGAAAAATCATTTTAGCCATTTCTATTATTCTTTGGGTATTGGCTTCATACGGACCAGGAGAAGCTTTTGATCACGCCGAACAGCGAGTCGTAGAGCAAAATCCAACCGTTGGGATCGGCTCCCAAGAATTCGATGCTTTGCTGAGCGCATACAAACTAGAAAACTCGTATGCTGGTGTATTAGGCAAATCCATCGAACCCTGCATCCGACCTCTTGGATACGATTGGAAAATTGGCATTGCACTGATCACATCTTTTGCTGCTCGAGAAGTATTTGTAGGTACGATCGCCACCATCTATAGTGTGGGCTCAGACGTAGAAGACGAATCTACCATCAAAGACAAATTACGTGCAGAAATCAACCCCTATACTGGAAAACCGATGTACTCCATTGCACTTGGTGTATCCCTGATGCTGTTTTATGCGTTTGCCATGCAGTGCATGAGTACGCTGGCAGTAGTCTATAGAGAAACCAAGTCATGGAAATGGCCTCTTCTTCAATTGATATATATGTCGGCAGTAGCTTATATCTTCGCATTCATTGCGTATCAATTATTGAAATAG